One window of Nocardia nova SH22a genomic DNA carries:
- a CDS encoding SpoIIE family protein phosphatase, with the protein MREDGTLGTVEWAVAGRALPGQRVSGDRSVVLDAGDGSVLFAVLDGLGHGAAAADAADRAAQVLADNRAEPLDVLMVLCHRAMSDTRGAAVSLVLFGGDDQVQWLGVGNVESRVVAIGPGKPEIRATALLTGGIVGYLLPPNLQTQTVAIRPGDVLLMSTDGIVSDYVDTVDLARPAAEIADDILACHVKDTDDALVLAARHRGPSTGTP; encoded by the coding sequence GTGCGTGAGGACGGAACCCTCGGAACGGTGGAGTGGGCGGTCGCCGGTCGGGCGCTGCCCGGACAACGGGTTTCCGGCGACCGGTCGGTGGTACTCGATGCGGGTGACGGATCGGTTCTCTTCGCGGTACTCGACGGGCTCGGGCACGGCGCCGCCGCCGCCGACGCGGCCGACCGCGCGGCCCAGGTCCTGGCCGACAATCGCGCCGAACCCCTGGACGTGCTGATGGTGCTGTGTCATCGGGCGATGTCGGACACCCGCGGCGCGGCGGTCTCGCTCGTGCTGTTCGGCGGTGACGACCAGGTGCAGTGGCTCGGTGTCGGCAATGTCGAATCCCGCGTGGTCGCGATCGGCCCGGGCAAACCCGAGATCCGCGCCACCGCGCTGCTGACCGGCGGCATCGTCGGCTATCTGCTGCCGCCGAATCTGCAGACCCAGACCGTGGCGATCCGGCCGGGCGATGTGCTGCTGATGTCCACCGACGGCATCGTCAGCGATTACGTCGACACCGTCGATCTGGCCCGGCCCGCCGCCGAGATCGCCGACGACATCCTGGCCTGCCACGTCAAGGACACCGACGACGCCCTCGTCCTGGCCGCCCGGCACCGGGGCCCGTCGACGGGAACGCCGTGA